A window of Amycolatopsis australiensis contains these coding sequences:
- a CDS encoding sigma-70 family RNA polymerase sigma factor, which translates to MTVPGIEEFTELTGRYRPELLAHCYRMLGSPHEAEDLVQETYLRAWRYYDRFEGRSSVRLWLYQIATSVCLNAIRTRKRRPLPSGLGAPAETATGTLAPAGPDVPWRQPAPDSLFTGSTGGPATVVARRDGLRLAFVAALQHLSARQRAVLILRDVLGWSANEVAEILDTTGTAVHSALQRARSRLADVSPSEDDLAEPPAPELRKLLDRYVSAFERADVAALAGLLRLDVELEMPPVPTWFTGRAAVTEFLAGAVLHTPGSLRLIPARANASPAFAVYARADDGSFRPYGVQVLSLIGGRVARVSAFIDPGLVTVFGLPDSLGARPAGRA; encoded by the coding sequence ATGACGGTCCCCGGAATCGAAGAATTCACCGAGCTCACCGGCCGCTACCGGCCCGAGCTGCTCGCGCACTGCTACCGCATGCTCGGCTCGCCGCACGAGGCCGAAGACCTCGTCCAGGAGACCTACCTGCGGGCCTGGCGCTACTACGACCGGTTCGAGGGCCGGTCGTCGGTCCGCCTCTGGCTCTACCAGATCGCGACCAGCGTCTGCCTGAACGCGATCCGGACGCGGAAGCGCCGTCCGCTGCCGTCGGGGCTGGGCGCCCCGGCCGAAACCGCCACCGGCACGCTCGCTCCGGCCGGTCCGGACGTCCCGTGGCGGCAACCGGCTCCGGACAGCCTGTTCACCGGCTCGACCGGCGGCCCCGCCACCGTCGTGGCCCGGCGTGACGGGCTGAGACTCGCGTTCGTCGCCGCGCTGCAGCACCTTTCCGCCCGGCAGCGCGCGGTGCTGATCCTGCGGGACGTCCTCGGCTGGAGCGCGAACGAGGTCGCCGAGATCCTGGACACCACCGGCACGGCCGTGCACAGCGCCCTGCAGCGCGCCCGCAGCCGGCTCGCGGACGTCAGCCCGAGCGAGGACGACCTCGCCGAGCCGCCGGCCCCCGAGCTGCGGAAGCTGCTCGACCGATACGTGTCGGCGTTCGAACGCGCCGACGTCGCCGCGCTCGCCGGCCTGCTCAGGCTCGACGTCGAACTGGAGATGCCGCCGGTGCCCACGTGGTTCACCGGCCGGGCCGCGGTCACCGAGTTCCTCGCCGGCGCGGTGCTGCACACCCCGGGCAGCCTGCGCCTGATCCCCGCTCGCGCCAACGCGTCGCCGGCCTTCGCGGTGTACGCCCGCGCCGACGACGGCAGCTTCCGGCCCTACGGCGTCCAGGTGCTGTCCCTGATCGGCGGCCGCGTCGCCCGCGTTTCCGCCTTCATCGACCCCGGCCTGGTCACGGTGTTCGGGCTGCCGGACAGTCTCGGCGCGCGTCCCGCCGGCCGGGCCTAG
- a CDS encoding LysR family transcriptional regulator, whose translation MELRQLEYFVAVVDEGGFARAAETLHIVQSAISQQVKRLERELGLILFDRRPRQVELTGAGAAFLPHARSVLAAVTAARGAAADLAAGERRTLRVGTSEGLGRHLEGILAVLAERHPEARVDLSAANTGDKLDAVRRGDLDAAFVRAPRDTDGLSVLPLWDADLVVALPASHPAAAESVVPLAVLADLPAALAPAGTAAGVARLIADACVRAGFRPLTGPPFTNLQDLLAGPVAGGRCWTLVYADVAAHTPARRVAFRRPDPAITVPTTLVTRSAPAGLVQALRSAAAEYRP comes from the coding sequence GTGGAGCTCCGGCAGCTGGAATACTTCGTCGCGGTGGTCGACGAAGGCGGCTTCGCCCGCGCCGCCGAGACGTTGCACATCGTCCAGTCCGCGATCAGCCAGCAGGTCAAGCGGCTGGAACGCGAGCTGGGCCTCATCCTGTTCGACCGCCGTCCCCGCCAGGTGGAACTGACCGGCGCGGGCGCCGCTTTCCTGCCGCACGCCCGATCCGTGCTCGCCGCCGTGACCGCGGCCCGCGGCGCCGCCGCCGATCTCGCGGCGGGCGAGCGGCGGACGCTGCGCGTCGGGACCAGCGAAGGCCTGGGCCGGCACCTCGAAGGCATCCTGGCGGTCCTCGCCGAACGGCATCCCGAAGCGCGCGTCGACCTCAGCGCCGCGAACACCGGCGACAAGCTCGACGCGGTCCGCCGGGGTGACCTCGACGCGGCCTTCGTGCGGGCCCCGCGCGACACGGACGGCCTGTCCGTGCTTCCGTTGTGGGACGCCGATCTGGTCGTGGCGTTGCCCGCGAGCCATCCCGCGGCGGCCGAGTCCGTGGTGCCGCTGGCCGTCCTCGCCGACCTGCCGGCGGCGCTGGCCCCGGCCGGCACGGCGGCCGGGGTCGCGCGGCTGATCGCCGATGCCTGTGTCCGGGCGGGATTCCGGCCACTCACCGGTCCGCCGTTCACGAACCTGCAGGACCTCCTGGCCGGGCCCGTCGCCGGCGGGCGGTGCTGGACGCTGGTCTACGCCGACGTCGCCGCGCACACCCCGGCCCGCCGGGTGGCCTTCCGGCGCCCGGACCCGGCGATCACCGTGCCCACGACGCTGGTCACCCGGTCGGCGCCCGCCGGGCTCGTGCAGGCTCTTCGGTCGGCCGCCGCCGAATACCGGCCGTGA
- a CDS encoding SDR family NAD(P)-dependent oxidoreductase has product MVEIAGKTVLVTGANRGIGRALVDEAVSRGAARVYAASRTPLGYSGPAITPLTLDVTDAEQIRTAADAVESLDILVNNAGIAAYDDLTDRAVIDRHLAVNVFGLYDVTRAFLPLLTRTGGAVVNNLSVNAFAPLPLIPAYSISKAAAFSLTQSWRSILARQGVRVHAVLTGIVDTDMSRGVDLPKAAPESVARSVFDGVEKGEDDIFPDPMAATQAESWLGGAAKELERQYAAVAEGVWRQG; this is encoded by the coding sequence ATGGTGGAAATCGCGGGCAAGACCGTTCTGGTGACCGGCGCCAACCGGGGCATCGGACGCGCCTTGGTCGACGAAGCGGTGAGCCGGGGAGCGGCGCGGGTCTATGCCGCGTCCCGCACACCTCTCGGCTATTCCGGTCCGGCCATCACGCCCCTGACATTGGACGTCACGGACGCGGAACAGATCCGCACCGCGGCCGACGCCGTCGAATCCCTCGACATCCTCGTCAACAACGCCGGCATCGCGGCGTACGACGACTTGACCGACCGCGCCGTGATCGACCGGCACCTGGCGGTCAACGTTTTCGGGTTGTACGACGTCACGCGGGCTTTCCTGCCGCTGCTGACCCGGACGGGCGGTGCCGTGGTGAACAACCTTTCGGTGAACGCCTTCGCGCCCCTGCCGCTGATTCCGGCCTATTCGATCTCGAAGGCGGCGGCGTTTTCCCTCACGCAGTCGTGGCGGTCGATCCTGGCGCGCCAAGGCGTGCGCGTGCACGCCGTCCTCACCGGAATCGTGGACACCGACATGTCCCGCGGGGTGGACCTGCCCAAGGCGGCACCGGAATCCGTCGCGCGGAGCGTTTTCGACGGCGTCGAAAAAGGTGAGGACGACATCTTCCCCGACCCCATGGCCGCCACCCAGGCCGAAAGCTGGCTCGGCGGGGCGGCGAAGGAACTCGAACGGCAGTACGCGGCCGTCGCCGAAGGCGTGTGGCGGCAAGGGTGA
- a CDS encoding NADPH:quinone reductase — translation MKAIMYRETGGPEVLRLVDRDPLVPGPGEVRVRIAVSGVNPTDGQARAGDGHAKTFPDVTPHHDGAGVIDAAGEGVDRSRIGERVWVFLAAAGRPTGTAAEFTVVPADQAVPLPGAAGFDVGAALGVPALTAHRALTVAEDGPGRLRPGALEGKVVLAAGGAGAVGHAVIQLARWAGATVIGTVSNAAKSVLATAAGAHHVVNYREGDPAAAIREIAPGGVDVVAEVALGANLALDFAVLRSRGTISVYANQGDRPVELDVRQHLVRNTRFQFIVLHTAGPRARSAAVEAVSDAVADGALPVGEAHGLPLLRFPLERTADAHRAVDGGAVGKVVVDVP, via the coding sequence GTGAAAGCCATCATGTACCGCGAAACCGGCGGCCCCGAGGTGCTCCGGCTGGTCGACCGCGACCCGCTCGTGCCCGGCCCCGGCGAGGTCCGCGTGCGGATCGCCGTCTCCGGCGTCAACCCGACCGACGGGCAGGCCCGCGCCGGCGACGGCCACGCGAAGACCTTCCCGGACGTCACGCCGCACCACGACGGCGCCGGGGTGATCGACGCCGCCGGCGAGGGCGTCGACCGGAGCCGGATCGGCGAGCGGGTCTGGGTGTTCCTGGCCGCCGCCGGACGCCCCACCGGCACCGCCGCGGAGTTCACCGTGGTCCCGGCCGACCAGGCCGTTCCCCTGCCCGGCGCCGCCGGGTTCGACGTCGGTGCCGCCCTCGGCGTCCCGGCGCTGACCGCGCACCGCGCGCTGACCGTCGCCGAGGACGGCCCCGGCCGGCTGCGGCCCGGTGCCCTCGAAGGCAAGGTGGTGCTGGCCGCGGGCGGGGCCGGCGCGGTCGGGCACGCGGTGATCCAGCTCGCCCGCTGGGCCGGCGCGACCGTCATCGGCACCGTCAGCAACGCGGCGAAGTCCGTGCTGGCCACCGCCGCGGGCGCCCACCACGTCGTGAACTACCGCGAGGGCGATCCCGCGGCGGCGATTCGCGAAATCGCCCCCGGCGGCGTCGACGTCGTCGCCGAAGTCGCGCTCGGCGCGAACCTCGCACTCGACTTCGCCGTGCTCCGGTCCCGGGGCACGATTTCCGTCTACGCCAACCAAGGTGACCGGCCGGTCGAGCTGGACGTGCGGCAGCACCTGGTGCGCAACACCCGCTTCCAGTTCATCGTGCTCCACACGGCCGGACCCCGGGCCCGCTCGGCGGCCGTCGAAGCCGTCAGCGACGCGGTGGCCGACGGCGCCCTGCCCGTCGGCGAAGCACACGGGCTGCCGCTGCTCCGGTTCCCGCTGGAGCGCACCGCCGACGCCCACCGGGCCGTCGACGGCGGCGCGGTGGGCAAGGTCGTGGTGGACGTGCCGTGA
- a CDS encoding helix-turn-helix domain-containing protein: MVETAAALRTVAHNVRAARTRAGLTLDELSRRARVSKGALVGLEKAQGNPNLATLVRLADTLGVSVSALLQGPPEGRVRIVAASAAAPLWTGEQGSEARLVLTTAGPAPAEVWRWRLEPGEEYPSHPHQAGVVETLSVTAGRMVLVVDGAEYAVEAGQTATFDGDAPHAYRGAGTASCDFVMTVHLPPGPAPAG; encoded by the coding sequence ATGGTCGAGACGGCGGCGGCGCTGCGGACGGTCGCGCACAACGTCCGGGCCGCCCGCACCCGCGCGGGCCTGACCCTCGACGAGCTCAGCCGGCGCGCCCGGGTCAGCAAGGGGGCGCTGGTGGGCCTGGAGAAGGCCCAGGGCAACCCCAACCTCGCCACGCTCGTCCGCCTCGCGGACACGCTCGGCGTCTCGGTGTCCGCCCTGCTGCAGGGGCCGCCCGAAGGCCGGGTGCGGATCGTCGCCGCGTCCGCCGCCGCTCCACTGTGGACGGGTGAGCAGGGGAGCGAAGCCCGGCTCGTCCTGACGACCGCCGGCCCGGCACCCGCCGAGGTCTGGCGCTGGCGCCTGGAGCCGGGCGAGGAGTACCCCAGCCACCCGCACCAGGCCGGCGTGGTGGAGACCCTCAGCGTCACGGCCGGGCGGATGGTGCTGGTGGTCGACGGCGCCGAGTACGCCGTCGAAGCGGGGCAGACGGCCACGTTCGACGGCGACGCCCCGCACGCCTACCGCGGCGCGGGCACCGCGTCCTGCGACTTCGTCATGACGGTCCACCTCCCGCCGGGACCCGCTCCGGCGGGCTGA
- a CDS encoding TetR family transcriptional regulator — translation MRGEPLDAETIVSVTEEVLRRHGPQKTTVLDVARLLGVSHGSVYRHFPTKAALREAVIRRWLDRVRDELAEAVRPPGLTPAERLRSLLTTMFRTKWAKAREDPELFATFRVLAEEHSAVSAAHVEHLLGEIRAIVADGIAAGDFAPGEPAVIARAILDATTRFHDPSHAAEWASPDLEAGSAAVVALVLDGVRAR, via the coding sequence ATGCGCGGGGAGCCGCTCGACGCGGAGACGATCGTGTCGGTCACCGAGGAGGTGCTGCGCCGGCACGGGCCGCAGAAGACCACGGTGCTGGACGTCGCGCGGCTGCTCGGCGTGAGCCACGGCAGCGTGTACCGCCACTTCCCGACCAAGGCGGCGTTGCGGGAGGCGGTCATCCGGCGGTGGCTCGACCGCGTGCGCGACGAACTCGCCGAGGCTGTCCGGCCGCCGGGCCTGACCCCGGCCGAGCGGCTGCGGAGCCTGCTCACCACCATGTTCCGGACGAAGTGGGCGAAGGCGCGCGAAGACCCGGAGCTGTTCGCCACGTTCCGCGTGCTGGCGGAGGAACACAGCGCCGTCTCCGCCGCGCACGTCGAGCACCTGCTCGGCGAGATCCGCGCCATCGTCGCGGACGGCATCGCCGCCGGGGACTTCGCGCCCGGCGAGCCCGCCGTGATCGCCCGGGCGATCCTCGACGCGACCACCCGGTTCCACGACCCGTCGCACGCCGCGGAGTGGGCGTCGCCGGATCTCGAAGCCGGGTCGGCGGCCGTGGTTGCCCTGGTTCTCGACGGCGTCCGGGCGCGCTGA
- a CDS encoding PIG-L deacetylase family protein, which translates to MSGMTLPALPEESFRRVLCVVAHPDDMEYGTSAAVARWTARGIEVGYLLLTRGEAGMPNPPEETARLRVAEQRAACAAVGVEHLTVLDHPDGVLVYGLGLRRDICREIRRFRPDVVLSTGYQVETPFGFEQADHRAAGLATLDAVRDAGNRWVFPEQIDDEHLEPHAVRWLVVPGMAASGATHGVDVTGEPLRRGVASLEAHAAYLAALPGHPAPADMIPMFTAMNGKAMGAGHAVLFRAHDLQAPPEFPVDAQD; encoded by the coding sequence ATGTCCGGCATGACTTTGCCCGCGCTGCCCGAAGAGTCCTTCCGCCGCGTGCTCTGCGTCGTCGCGCATCCCGATGACATGGAGTACGGCACCTCCGCGGCCGTCGCGCGGTGGACCGCGCGTGGCATCGAAGTCGGCTATCTGCTGCTGACCCGCGGGGAAGCCGGCATGCCGAACCCGCCCGAAGAGACCGCGCGCCTGCGGGTCGCCGAGCAGCGGGCCGCCTGTGCCGCCGTCGGTGTCGAGCACCTGACCGTCCTGGACCACCCCGACGGCGTGCTCGTCTACGGCCTCGGCCTGCGCCGGGACATCTGCCGGGAGATCCGCCGCTTCCGGCCCGACGTCGTGCTGAGCACCGGGTACCAGGTCGAAACACCCTTCGGCTTCGAGCAGGCGGACCACCGCGCGGCCGGGCTCGCCACGCTGGACGCGGTGCGCGACGCGGGCAACCGCTGGGTCTTCCCGGAGCAGATCGACGACGAGCACCTCGAACCGCATGCCGTGCGCTGGCTGGTCGTTCCCGGCATGGCGGCCTCGGGCGCCACCCACGGCGTCGACGTCACGGGCGAGCCCCTGCGCCGCGGTGTCGCCTCCCTCGAGGCGCACGCCGCCTACCTCGCCGCGCTTCCGGGGCATCCCGCGCCCGCGGACATGATCCCGATGTTCACCGCGATGAACGGCAAGGCGATGGGTGCCGGGCACGCCGTCCTGTTCCGCGCCCACGACCTGCAGGCGCCCCCGGAGTTCCCGGTGGACGCCCAGGACTGA